A genomic segment from Dermatobacter hominis encodes:
- the glgX gene encoding glycogen debranching protein GlgX gives MDGAAQLETDGAAWPGRALPLGATPDGFGTNFSLFSSTAEAVELCTFDEDGKEHRRELTEVDAHCWHTYLPEVGSGTAYGYRVHGPWSPADGLWHNPAKLLLDPYARVITGTTDWSQACFAYQFDAPDEPEPSDSAPFVPRSVVSSPHFDWGNDHRPDRPLHETVIYELHVKGMTARHPAVPAHERGTYAGLAHPAVIDYLVGLGVTAVELQPVHEFLHDAHLVERGLRNYWGYNSIGFFAPHHEYAAGPDPVGEFKHMVRSLHAAGIEVILDVVYNHTAEGNHQGPTLSFRGIDNGAYYRLTDDARYYMDYTGTGNTLNMRHPNTLQLVMDSLRYWVEEMHVDGFRFDLASALARGLHEVDRLGPFFDLIQQDPVIGCVKLIAEPWDVGDGGYQVGNFPPLWSEWNGRYRDTVRDYWRGEPATLAEFAGRLTGSSDLYAGDSSPASSINFVTAHDGFTLADLVSYDQKHNEANGEENRDGESHNRSWNCGVEGPTDDEGVLELRARQQRNLLLTLLLSQGVPMVLAGDEIGRTQQGNNNAYCQDSELTWLDWDSLEANGELLEFTRQAIAFRRLHPVFHRRRWFTGRDIRGGEGPTRDLVWFRPDGTEMTDEDWTAGFSRAVGIRLDGGAITDPGPRGERVVDDSFLVLFNAHHGTIRWTLPQEEGARHVRVIDTRAASVQPRAIRSQRVVVAPRSIVVLRIDRDGE, from the coding sequence GTGGACGGCGCAGCACAGCTCGAGACGGACGGAGCGGCCTGGCCGGGGCGCGCCCTGCCGCTCGGCGCCACGCCCGACGGGTTCGGGACCAACTTCTCGCTGTTCAGCTCGACCGCGGAGGCGGTGGAGCTGTGCACCTTCGACGAGGACGGCAAGGAGCACCGGCGCGAGCTCACCGAGGTCGACGCCCACTGCTGGCACACCTACCTCCCCGAGGTGGGGTCCGGCACCGCCTACGGCTACCGGGTCCACGGCCCGTGGTCGCCCGCCGACGGTCTCTGGCACAACCCGGCCAAGCTGCTGCTCGACCCGTACGCCCGCGTGATCACGGGGACCACCGACTGGTCCCAGGCGTGCTTCGCCTACCAGTTCGACGCACCCGACGAGCCGGAGCCGTCGGACAGCGCCCCGTTCGTGCCCCGGTCGGTCGTGTCCAGCCCGCACTTCGACTGGGGGAACGACCACCGGCCGGACCGCCCGCTGCACGAGACGGTCATCTACGAGCTGCACGTCAAGGGCATGACCGCCCGCCACCCCGCCGTGCCGGCGCACGAGCGCGGCACCTACGCCGGGCTCGCCCACCCGGCGGTGATCGACTACCTCGTCGGCCTCGGCGTCACCGCGGTCGAGCTCCAGCCGGTGCACGAGTTCCTCCACGACGCCCACCTCGTCGAGCGGGGGCTGCGCAACTACTGGGGCTACAACTCGATCGGGTTCTTCGCCCCCCACCACGAGTACGCCGCCGGACCCGACCCGGTCGGCGAGTTCAAGCACATGGTCCGCTCGTTGCACGCGGCCGGGATCGAGGTGATCCTCGACGTCGTCTACAACCACACGGCCGAGGGGAACCACCAGGGGCCCACCCTGTCGTTCCGTGGCATCGACAACGGCGCGTACTACCGCCTCACCGACGACGCCCGCTACTACATGGACTACACCGGCACCGGCAACACGCTGAACATGCGGCACCCGAACACGCTGCAGCTCGTGATGGACAGCCTCCGGTACTGGGTCGAGGAGATGCACGTCGACGGGTTCCGGTTCGACCTCGCGTCCGCGCTGGCCCGCGGCCTCCACGAGGTCGACCGGCTCGGCCCGTTCTTCGACCTCATCCAGCAGGACCCGGTGATCGGTTGCGTGAAGCTGATCGCCGAGCCGTGGGACGTCGGCGACGGCGGCTACCAGGTCGGCAACTTCCCGCCGCTGTGGTCGGAGTGGAACGGCCGCTACCGCGACACCGTCCGCGACTACTGGCGGGGCGAGCCGGCCACGCTGGCCGAGTTCGCCGGCCGGCTCACCGGCAGCTCCGACCTCTACGCCGGCGACTCGAGCCCCGCCTCCAGCATCAACTTCGTGACGGCCCACGACGGGTTCACGCTGGCCGACCTCGTCAGCTACGACCAGAAGCACAACGAGGCCAACGGCGAGGAGAACCGCGACGGCGAGTCGCACAACCGCTCCTGGAACTGCGGCGTCGAGGGCCCCACCGACGACGAGGGCGTGCTGGAGCTGCGGGCGCGCCAGCAGCGCAACCTCCTGTTGACGCTGCTCCTGTCGCAGGGCGTCCCCATGGTGCTGGCCGGCGACGAGATCGGCCGGACCCAGCAGGGCAACAACAACGCCTACTGCCAGGACAGCGAGCTGACGTGGCTCGACTGGGACTCGCTCGAGGCCAACGGCGAGCTGCTCGAGTTCACCCGCCAGGCGATCGCGTTCCGCCGCCTCCACCCGGTGTTCCACCGGCGGCGGTGGTTCACCGGCCGCGACATCCGCGGCGGCGAGGGGCCCACCCGGGACCTGGTGTGGTTCCGGCCCGACGGCACCGAGATGACCGACGAGGACTGGACGGCGGGCTTCTCCCGAGCCGTCGGGATCCGCCTCGACGGCGGGGCGATCACCGACCCGGGGCCGCGGGGCGAGCGGGTCGTGGACGACTCGTTCCTCGTGCTGTTCAACGCCCACCACGGCACGATCCGCTGGACGCTGCCGCAGGAGGAGGGCGCCCGCCACGTGCGGGTCATCGACACCAGGGCGGCGTCGGTCCAACCCCGGGCGATCCGCTCGCAGCGCGTCGTCGTCGCCCCCCGCTCGATCGTGGTCCTGCGGATCGACCGGGACGGGGAGTGA
- a CDS encoding MGMT family protein, which produces MATIHAAPGPEPGPTALPPGAAPWPDDHEPTAFQLAVVELVSGLAEGELMTYGEVADELGRPGAGQAVANVLRGVPDLPWWRVVPAEGRLYRTHAPVQAPLLRAEGHTVDEHRRVHPR; this is translated from the coding sequence ATGGCGACGATCCACGCGGCCCCCGGGCCGGAGCCCGGGCCGACCGCCCTGCCACCGGGCGCGGCGCCCTGGCCCGACGACCACGAGCCGACCGCGTTCCAGCTCGCGGTGGTCGAGCTGGTGTCCGGGCTGGCCGAGGGCGAGCTGATGACCTACGGCGAGGTGGCCGACGAGCTCGGACGGCCCGGCGCCGGTCAGGCCGTGGCCAACGTGCTGCGCGGCGTCCCCGACCTGCCGTGGTGGCGGGTGGTCCCCGCCGAGGGCCGGCTGTACCGCACGCACGCCCCGGTCCAGGCCCCGCTGCTGCGGGCCGAGGGCCACACCGTCGACGAGCACCGACGGGTCCACCCCCGCTGA
- a CDS encoding catalase, which produces MPSTPRRNGSATSKKNAAAKKAPAKRPTAKKAATSAPPARKAGAPAAGARTASTPRAVEQGRAASKQQTAKKRAAKKSAPRKAAAVEGAARGRIEGRSVQPPEGTPSAANFRPPWAQAGDRLTTAQGLRVDDSDNSLTVAERGPTLLEDHHLREKITHFDHERIPERVVHARGAGAHGTFECTDGLDDVCAAAFLRSGAVTPVFTRFSTVIGSRGSADTVRDVRGFATKFYTEQGNFDLVGNNIPVFFIQDGIKFPDLIHAAKPEPDMEIPQAQTAHDTFWDFVSLQPESTHMLMWAMSDRAIPRSYATMEGFGVHTFRLVAADGSTTLCKWHWKPVAGVHGLVWEEAQKIAGVDPDFHRRDLYDRINSGNAPRWELGVQLMPDTPDQTFEGIDLLDSTKIVPEELCPVRTVGTLTLHTPPANFFEETEQIAFHPGHLVPGIDLVDDPLLHARLFSYLDTQLTRLGGPNFAQIPINRPLASVNDDHRDGFMQQAVHEGIAPYVPNSLGGGCPFASPETAYVHRPQPVEGTKRRVRPQSFDDHYSQATMFFASLTPDEQEHLIGAFRFELGKCTNVEVVSRMVGNLAHVDAELCAQVAVHLGIPAPTSDAEAAAMTSPALSMAPTGPGPVDGRKVAVLVGDDTDPAGLAPLQEAADALGVEVVAIGPRFGELAGGATADRTLHTAASVEFDGVIVATAAHEGIAFFTQEAYRHHKTVGAVGTGDLAACAIDLTAPGVTGDDPDDFLQALALHRHWDRPTLGSPGG; this is translated from the coding sequence ATGCCCAGCACACCTCGACGCAACGGTTCCGCGACCAGCAAGAAGAACGCCGCGGCGAAGAAGGCGCCCGCGAAGCGGCCCACCGCCAAGAAGGCTGCGACCAGCGCACCGCCGGCCCGGAAGGCCGGCGCGCCCGCCGCGGGCGCCCGCACGGCGTCGACGCCCCGAGCGGTCGAGCAGGGCCGGGCGGCGTCGAAGCAGCAGACCGCCAAGAAGCGGGCGGCGAAGAAGTCCGCGCCGCGCAAGGCGGCGGCGGTCGAGGGCGCGGCGAGGGGCCGGATCGAAGGCCGCTCGGTGCAGCCCCCGGAGGGCACCCCGTCGGCGGCCAACTTCCGTCCGCCGTGGGCCCAGGCCGGCGACCGGCTCACCACCGCGCAGGGCCTCCGCGTCGACGACAGCGACAACAGCCTCACCGTCGCCGAGCGGGGCCCGACGCTGCTCGAGGACCACCACCTGCGGGAGAAGATCACCCACTTCGACCACGAGCGCATCCCCGAGCGGGTGGTGCACGCCCGCGGCGCCGGCGCGCACGGGACGTTCGAGTGCACCGACGGCCTCGACGACGTGTGCGCCGCGGCGTTCCTCCGGTCGGGCGCCGTGACCCCGGTGTTCACGCGCTTCTCGACCGTCATCGGGTCGAGGGGCTCCGCGGACACGGTCCGCGACGTCCGTGGCTTCGCGACGAAGTTCTACACGGAGCAGGGCAACTTCGATCTGGTCGGCAACAACATCCCCGTCTTCTTCATCCAGGACGGCATCAAGTTCCCCGACCTCATCCACGCCGCCAAGCCCGAACCCGACATGGAGATCCCGCAGGCCCAGACCGCGCACGACACGTTCTGGGACTTCGTGTCGCTGCAGCCGGAGTCGACCCACATGCTGATGTGGGCGATGTCGGACCGGGCCATCCCCCGCTCGTACGCCACGATGGAGGGGTTCGGCGTCCACACGTTCCGCCTCGTCGCCGCGGACGGCTCGACCACACTCTGCAAGTGGCACTGGAAGCCGGTGGCGGGCGTGCACGGGCTCGTGTGGGAGGAGGCGCAGAAGATCGCGGGCGTCGACCCCGACTTCCACCGCCGTGACCTCTACGACCGCATCAACTCGGGCAACGCGCCGCGCTGGGAGCTCGGCGTCCAGCTGATGCCCGACACCCCCGACCAGACGTTCGAGGGGATCGACCTCCTCGACTCCACGAAGATCGTCCCCGAGGAGCTGTGCCCGGTCCGGACCGTGGGGACGCTGACGCTGCACACGCCTCCGGCCAACTTCTTCGAAGAGACCGAGCAGATCGCCTTCCACCCCGGTCACCTCGTCCCGGGCATCGATCTCGTCGACGACCCGCTGCTGCACGCCCGGCTGTTCTCCTACCTCGACACGCAGCTGACCCGGCTCGGCGGCCCCAACTTCGCCCAGATCCCGATCAACCGCCCGCTCGCCTCCGTGAACGACGACCACCGGGACGGCTTCATGCAGCAGGCGGTGCACGAGGGGATCGCCCCGTACGTGCCCAACAGCCTCGGCGGCGGGTGCCCGTTCGCGTCGCCCGAGACCGCGTACGTCCACCGGCCGCAGCCGGTCGAGGGCACCAAGCGCCGGGTCCGGCCGCAGAGCTTCGACGACCACTACAGCCAGGCGACGATGTTCTTCGCCTCCCTGACGCCCGACGAGCAGGAGCACCTCATCGGTGCCTTCCGGTTCGAGCTCGGCAAGTGCACCAACGTCGAGGTCGTCAGCCGCATGGTCGGCAACCTCGCCCACGTCGACGCCGAGCTCTGCGCCCAGGTGGCGGTCCACCTCGGCATCCCCGCGCCCACCTCCGACGCCGAGGCCGCGGCCATGACCTCTCCGGCGCTGTCGATGGCGCCGACCGGACCGGGACCCGTCGACGGCCGCAAGGTGGCGGTGCTCGTCGGCGACGACACCGATCCGGCCGGGCTGGCCCCGCTGCAGGAGGCGGCCGACGCGCTCGGCGTCGAGGTCGTCGCGATCGGGCCCCGCTTCGGCGAGCTCGCCGGCGGCGCGACCGCGGACCGCACGCTGCACACCGCCGCGTCGGTCGAGTTCGACGGGGTGATCGTCGCGACCGCGGCCCACGAGGGGATCGCGTTCTTCACGCAGGAGGCGTACCGGCACCACAAGACCGTCGGCGCCGTCGGCACCGGGGACCTGGCAGCCTGCGCCATCGACCTCACCGCTCCCGGCGTGACGGGCGACGACCCCGACGACTTCCTCCAGGCGCTGGCGCTGCACCGGCACTGGGATCGCCCGACCCTCGGGTCACCCGGCGGCTGA
- a CDS encoding D-glycero-alpha-D-manno-heptose-1,7-bisphosphate 7-phosphatase — protein MPDPPGPLVDLVLFDRDGTLVHDVPYNGDPALVRPVPGAAEAVDLARRHAKVGIVSNQSGVADGRLTATQVRAVNRRVEELLGPFDVVRWCPHARSGGCSCRKPAPGMVLAAARHVGVLPGRVAVVGDILADVQAARAAGGIGILVPNARTLSVEVAAADLVASDLGAAVRHLVEPLRA, from the coding sequence GTGCCTGACCCGCCGGGCCCGCTCGTGGACCTGGTGCTGTTCGACCGCGACGGCACGCTCGTCCACGACGTCCCCTACAACGGCGATCCCGCGCTCGTGCGGCCGGTCCCCGGGGCCGCCGAGGCCGTGGACCTGGCGCGCCGCCACGCCAAGGTCGGGATCGTCAGCAACCAGAGCGGGGTGGCCGACGGCCGGCTGACGGCCACCCAGGTCCGGGCGGTCAACCGCCGGGTGGAGGAGCTGCTCGGGCCGTTCGACGTCGTGCGGTGGTGCCCGCACGCCCGGTCCGGTGGCTGCTCGTGCCGGAAGCCCGCGCCCGGGATGGTGCTGGCGGCGGCGCGCCACGTCGGGGTCCTCCCCGGGCGCGTGGCCGTCGTGGGCGACATCCTCGCCGACGTCCAGGCGGCCCGGGCCGCAGGAGGGATCGGGATCCTCGTGCCCAACGCCCGGACCCTCAGCGTGGAGGTGGCGGCCGCCGACCTCGTGGCGTCCGACCTCGGCGCCGCGGTGCGCCACCTGGTCGAGCCGCTCCGGGCCTGA
- a CDS encoding glycosyltransferase family 9 protein: MLVVRLDNAGDVLLSGPAVRALSERSEVVYAASPRGLPAARLLPGVTSTIAFEAPWIAAQPPPVDEAAIERFVAEVRAAGVDRAVVLTSFHQSALPTALLLRLAGVARIEAISDDYPGSLLDLRHRVPDDLHEVRRALSLVAAGGDALGPGDDGRLRVEVPAPPREADHVVVHPGASVPARTLRPEVFADAVRELTRRGRRVLVTGAASEADLVRSVAADVPGAVASAGELDLAGLAVALGRAAAVVVGNTGPAHLAAAVGTPVVSAFPPTVPWERWRPWGVATERLGDQDVDCAGCRARSCPEPTQHCLAGVDGVAVADAVDRLVARTVEARVGA, from the coding sequence GTGCTGGTCGTCCGCCTGGACAACGCCGGCGACGTGCTGCTGAGCGGCCCGGCGGTCCGCGCCCTCTCGGAGCGGAGCGAGGTCGTCTACGCCGCGTCGCCTCGCGGTCTGCCGGCCGCCCGGCTCCTGCCGGGCGTCACGTCGACGATCGCGTTCGAGGCCCCGTGGATCGCGGCGCAGCCGCCGCCGGTCGACGAGGCGGCGATCGAGCGCTTCGTGGCCGAGGTGCGGGCGGCGGGTGTCGACCGTGCGGTCGTGCTGACGTCGTTCCACCAGAGCGCACTGCCCACGGCGCTGCTGCTCCGGCTCGCCGGCGTCGCTCGCATCGAGGCGATCAGCGACGACTACCCGGGCTCGCTGCTGGACCTGCGCCACCGCGTCCCCGACGACCTCCACGAGGTGCGCCGCGCCCTGTCGCTCGTCGCGGCCGGCGGCGACGCCCTCGGGCCCGGCGACGACGGTCGGCTGCGCGTCGAGGTGCCGGCCCCGCCCAGGGAGGCCGATCACGTCGTCGTCCACCCCGGCGCGTCGGTGCCCGCCCGCACCCTCCGACCCGAGGTGTTCGCCGACGCGGTGCGCGAGCTCACCCGTCGGGGCCGGCGGGTGCTGGTCACCGGTGCCGCGTCCGAGGCCGACCTGGTGCGCTCCGTCGCCGCCGACGTCCCCGGCGCGGTGGCGTCGGCGGGGGAGCTCGACCTGGCCGGCCTGGCCGTCGCGCTCGGCCGGGCGGCGGCGGTGGTGGTCGGCAACACCGGACCGGCCCACCTCGCGGCCGCGGTGGGGACGCCCGTCGTCTCGGCCTTCCCGCCGACGGTCCCGTGGGAGCGGTGGCGACCCTGGGGCGTGGCGACGGAGCGGCTCGGCGACCAGGACGTCGACTGCGCCGGCTGCCGGGCCCGGTCGTGCCCCGAGCCGACGCAGCACTGCCTGGCAGGGGTGGACGGCGTCGCGGTGGCCGACGCGGTCGACCGCCTCGTCGCTCGGACCGTCGAGGCCCGCGTCGGTGCCTGA
- a CDS encoding glycosyltransferase, producing MVSEHASPLAVLGGVDAGGQNVHVGELARHLAQMGVDVDVYTRRDDPDLPRVAAFAPGVLVHHLDAGPAEAVPKDRLLPHMPAMARELQVRLDARPVELVHSHFWMSGLAAVTAASASHTPVVHTFHALGVVKRRHQGADDTSPPERIGIERSLLRECDAIIATCSDERRELLDLGARPEAVHVVPCGVDASTFRPNGPSFEWRTRHLRVLAAGRPVPRKGVAELIAAVARVPDVELVVAGGPPLDRLGSDPELVHLHGLARSLGCSGRVRFVGAVGRRAMADLARSADVVACTPWYEPFGIVPLEAMASGVPVLVSGVGGMLDTVVHDVTGLHVRPRDVNGIAAALERLQDPELRRRLGRAGRKRVTEHFTWDRVARATLDAYQRTVSASRVLGGVA from the coding sequence ATGGTCTCCGAGCACGCCAGCCCCCTGGCGGTCCTGGGCGGCGTCGACGCGGGCGGGCAGAACGTGCACGTCGGCGAGCTGGCGCGCCACCTCGCCCAGATGGGCGTGGACGTGGACGTCTACACGCGTCGCGACGATCCCGACCTCCCGAGGGTCGCGGCGTTCGCACCGGGCGTGCTCGTGCACCACCTGGACGCCGGGCCGGCGGAGGCGGTGCCGAAGGACCGACTGCTCCCGCACATGCCGGCGATGGCGCGCGAGCTGCAGGTGCGGCTGGACGCCCGGCCGGTCGAGCTCGTCCACAGCCACTTCTGGATGAGCGGGCTCGCCGCCGTCACCGCGGCGTCGGCGAGCCACACCCCGGTGGTCCACACGTTCCACGCCCTCGGGGTGGTGAAGCGGCGCCACCAGGGCGCCGACGACACGAGCCCACCCGAGCGCATCGGCATCGAGCGGTCGCTGCTCCGGGAGTGCGACGCGATCATCGCGACGTGCAGCGACGAGCGGCGGGAGCTGCTCGACCTCGGCGCCCGGCCCGAGGCCGTCCACGTCGTCCCGTGCGGAGTGGACGCGTCGACCTTCCGGCCCAACGGGCCCAGCTTCGAGTGGCGGACCCGCCACCTCCGGGTCCTCGCGGCCGGCCGCCCGGTCCCCCGCAAGGGGGTGGCGGAGCTGATCGCCGCCGTGGCGCGGGTGCCCGACGTCGAGCTCGTCGTCGCCGGCGGGCCGCCCCTCGACCGGTTGGGGTCCGACCCGGAGCTCGTGCACCTGCACGGGCTGGCCCGCTCGCTCGGCTGCAGCGGGCGCGTCCGCTTCGTCGGCGCCGTGGGCCGGCGCGCGATGGCCGACCTGGCCCGCTCCGCCGACGTCGTCGCCTGCACCCCGTGGTACGAGCCGTTCGGGATCGTGCCGCTCGAGGCGATGGCGTCCGGGGTGCCGGTCCTGGTCAGCGGCGTGGGCGGCATGCTCGACACCGTCGTCCACGACGTCACCGGGCTCCACGTCCGACCCAGGGACGTCAACGGCATCGCCGCCGCGCTGGAGCGGCTCCAGGACCCGGAGCTCCGTCGGCGCCTCGGGCGGGCAGGGCGGAAGCGGGTCACCGAGCACTTCACCTGGGACCGCGTGGCGCGCGCCACCCTCGACGCCTACCAGCGGACGGTCTCGGCGTCCCGGGTGCTCGGCGGGGTGGCCTGA
- a CDS encoding PfkB family carbohydrate kinase yields the protein MARLVVVGDALLDVDVVGTAERLAPDGVAPVVDEGARTLRPGGAGLAAVLAASAGDQVTLVAPIGDDEAGRALGRALRSHGVDVVAVPVARTTTKTRIRVGTTTVARLDRTGEPLDEDVAVPELSHLARHADALVVSDYGLGTAGLGAVRRTIRRSAVDLPVVWDPHPRGPAPVAGTIATPNEAEAGLPVRDRGVASACEAAARLRREWRCRAVVLTRAELGVVVDAVGEPPRAIPAPAVEAVDSCGAGDRLATAMASSLSAGRALDDAVREAMGHASALVRRGVEAHLAAPAPPGQLDAIGVAEQTRRSGGVLVAAGGCFDLLHAGHVALLERARSMGDALVVCLNSDRSVRALKGHDRPVVGEHDRAAVLRALRCVDAVATFEGPDPVELLRLIRPDVFVKGSDYAGAHIPEAGAMAEWGGRIATVPLVPGRSTTRLLQEVRLDQRTTA from the coding sequence GTGGCCCGTCTGGTGGTCGTGGGCGATGCCCTGCTCGACGTCGACGTCGTGGGCACCGCCGAGCGGCTCGCGCCGGACGGGGTCGCGCCCGTGGTCGACGAGGGGGCGAGGACGCTCCGGCCGGGTGGTGCCGGGCTCGCCGCCGTGCTCGCCGCCAGCGCCGGGGACCAGGTGACGCTCGTCGCCCCGATCGGCGACGACGAGGCCGGGCGCGCCCTCGGCCGTGCGCTCCGGTCCCACGGCGTGGACGTCGTGGCCGTCCCGGTCGCCCGGACGACCACGAAGACGCGGATCCGGGTCGGCACGACCACGGTGGCTCGGCTCGACCGGACCGGCGAGCCGCTCGACGAGGACGTCGCGGTGCCCGAGCTGTCCCATCTGGCGCGTCACGCCGATGCCCTCGTGGTGTCGGACTACGGGCTCGGCACCGCCGGGCTCGGGGCGGTGCGACGGACGATCCGGCGCAGCGCGGTCGACCTGCCGGTGGTGTGGGACCCCCACCCGCGAGGACCCGCGCCGGTCGCCGGGACGATCGCCACGCCCAACGAGGCCGAGGCGGGGCTCCCCGTCCGGGACCGCGGCGTCGCCTCGGCGTGCGAGGCCGCCGCGCGCCTGCGCCGCGAGTGGCGGTGCCGGGCCGTGGTGCTGACCCGGGCGGAGCTCGGCGTGGTCGTCGACGCGGTCGGCGAACCGCCGCGCGCCATCCCCGCACCGGCCGTCGAGGCCGTGGACAGCTGCGGCGCCGGCGATCGGCTCGCGACGGCGATGGCCAGCTCGCTGTCGGCGGGACGGGCGCTCGACGACGCCGTGCGTGAGGCGATGGGCCACGCGTCCGCGCTGGTCCGGCGCGGGGTGGAGGCGCACCTTGCTGCGCCCGCTCCGCCCGGGCAGCTGGACGCGATCGGGGTGGCCGAGCAGACGCGTCGCAGCGGCGGCGTGCTCGTCGCGGCCGGCGGCTGCTTCGACCTCCTCCACGCCGGGCACGTCGCGCTGCTGGAGCGGGCGAGGTCGATGGGCGACGCGCTGGTCGTGTGCCTCAACTCCGACCGGTCGGTGAGGGCGCTCAAGGGACACGACCGGCCCGTCGTCGGCGAGCACGACCGGGCGGCCGTGCTGCGCGCGCTCCGCTGCGTCGACGCCGTCGCCACCTTTGAGGGTCCGGACCCGGTCGAGCTGCTCCGCCTGATCCGGCCCGACGTGTTCGTCAAGGGCTCGGACTACGCCGGCGCGCACATCCCCGAGGCCGGCGCGATGGCGGAGTGGGGCGGGCGCATCGCGACCGTCCCGCTCGTCCCCGGGCGATCGACCACACGACTCCTGCAGGAGGTCCGACTTGACCAGCGAACGACAGCCTGA
- a CDS encoding SDR family oxidoreductase has translation MTSERQPELHLVTGGSSGLGAAVAQRLDDRGDRVLVLDRKPPETDLPWIEVDLADPASVDAAMLDVLDRTEHLDGVVYAAGVDACGELEDVDGTSWDRVVGVNLLGAARVVRHALPALRERNGIVVTVASTLALKSLPAATAYCASKAGVLAFTRALAAEEQGRTRVTCIIPGGMATSFFDGRPERFAPGPDAVLNDPSDVAAAIVFAMDQPPGCEVRELVICPSVEPSWP, from the coding sequence TTGACCAGCGAACGACAGCCTGAGCTCCACCTGGTGACCGGCGGCTCGAGCGGCCTCGGCGCCGCCGTCGCCCAGCGACTCGACGACCGGGGCGACCGCGTCCTGGTGCTCGACCGCAAGCCGCCCGAGACCGACCTGCCGTGGATCGAGGTCGACCTGGCGGACCCGGCGTCGGTCGACGCCGCCATGCTCGACGTGCTCGACCGCACCGAGCACCTCGACGGCGTCGTGTACGCCGCCGGCGTGGACGCCTGCGGCGAGCTGGAGGACGTCGACGGCACGTCCTGGGACCGCGTCGTCGGCGTGAACCTCCTGGGCGCGGCGCGCGTGGTCCGCCACGCGCTCCCCGCGCTCCGCGAGCGGAACGGCATCGTCGTCACGGTGGCGTCGACGCTGGCGCTCAAGTCGCTCCCGGCCGCGACCGCCTACTGCGCGTCCAAGGCGGGCGTCCTCGCGTTCACGCGGGCGCTGGCCGCCGAGGAGCAGGGCCGCACGCGCGTGACCTGCATCATCCCCGGCGGGATGGCGACCTCGTTCTTCGACGGCCGCCCGGAGCGGTTCGCGCCCGGCCCGGACGCGGTGCTGAACGACCCGTCGGACGTCGCCGCCGCGATCGTCTTCGCCATGGACCAGCCGCCGGGGTGCGAGGTCCGGGAGCTGGTGATCTGCCCGTCGGTCGAGCCGTCCTGGCCCTGA
- a CDS encoding glycosyltransferase — MSVPRARGGRRLRVLTWHVHGTYLRSLSQLPHEIVLPVRDDGAPGYGGRAGDFDWPGNVVEVPAEDVASSEIDVVLHQTHRNWDVDRLELLSDRQRRLPQVVVEHDPPRASPVDQRHPVDDRRARIVHVTRFNQLMWDCGDVPTTVVEHGLPVPSGVVATGELARALVIVNDMPTRGRRVGRDLYEHLAARLPVDLIGMDSERLGGLGEVPPLEVAAFAARYRVLLSPIRWTSLNMSICEAMMIGLPVVGFATTELPSVVENGVSGFLSNDPCEVERALRRVLDDDALARRWGDGARRAALPRFDIDRFVRDWDRVLQEAVAAG, encoded by the coding sequence GTGAGCGTTCCCCGCGCCCGCGGCGGGCGCCGGCTGCGGGTCCTGACCTGGCACGTGCACGGGACCTACCTGCGCTCGCTGTCGCAGCTGCCGCACGAGATCGTGCTGCCCGTGCGCGACGACGGCGCCCCCGGCTACGGGGGCCGAGCCGGTGACTTCGACTGGCCGGGGAACGTGGTCGAGGTCCCGGCGGAGGACGTGGCGTCGAGCGAGATCGACGTGGTCCTCCACCAGACGCACCGCAACTGGGACGTCGACCGGCTCGAGCTGCTGTCGGACCGACAGCGGCGGCTGCCGCAGGTCGTGGTCGAGCACGACCCGCCCCGGGCGTCACCGGTCGACCAGCGCCACCCGGTCGACGACCGGCGGGCCCGGATCGTCCACGTCACCCGGTTCAACCAGCTGATGTGGGACTGCGGCGACGTGCCCACCACGGTCGTCGAGCACGGCCTGCCCGTGCCATCGGGGGTGGTCGCCACCGGCGAACTGGCGCGGGCCCTGGTCATCGTGAACGACATGCCGACCCGGGGGCGGCGCGTCGGCCGCGACCTCTACGAGCACCTCGCGGCCCGGCTGCCGGTCGACCTCATCGGGATGGACAGCGAACGGCTGGGGGGCCTCGGCGAGGTGCCGCCGCTCGAGGTCGCGGCGTTCGCCGCCCGCTACCGCGTCCTGCTGTCGCCGATCCGGTGGACGAGCCTCAACATGTCGATCTGCGAGGCGATGATGATCGGCCTGCCGGTCGTGGGCTTCGCCACGACGGAGCTGCCGTCTGTTGTCGAGAACGGCGTCTCGGGCTTCCTCTCCAACGATCCGTGCGAGGTCGAGCGGGCGCTGCGACGCGTCCTGGACGACGACGCCCTGGCCCGACGCTGGGGCGACGGCGCCCGCCGCGCCGCGCTGCCGCGCTTCGACATCGACCGGTTCGTGCGCGACTGGGACCGGGTGCTGCAGGAGGCGGTCGCCGCGGGCTGA